One window of the Pieris brassicae chromosome Z, ilPieBrab1.1, whole genome shotgun sequence genome contains the following:
- the LOC123718393 gene encoding uncharacterized protein LOC123718393, translating to MTYFTVLLTAINCGAINRPVYKIILTQKGFTQFLQYDIDTPPLREFTFCTWIKFRDFTRDQTLFNYIVHGKDHILRLWLDSGGRHLKISLNGKTSSSYPVNLAQDVWQHICLSYQSDYGAWALYIDSRLVTCEVAPSLQGFVLPAGGSVIIGYGTSNDGAPGGFEGEIFGANMILSSTIERNHTMKRNPKLRQKYFHRNKVTGSNDIKYIILGDMQSATSHQDFETTSSIPSGTQSYVSIRTPYSVVEHDVGIDLTSGNNDALIRNKVNWGDPVLKKGINDDDKISFNNIMDDATMTRPFKEQQFNFKQLNKGPSVSLYEQPPPAGSVIDYSKFSTNSVKELFGSHNMSKFTRKTVKLQNNVISYNKPRTLVSLDNDVLTNSRSNSHFANSVLNFLKNNNINLKLDHKRVPPTIPLFKISDSFPYASDFRASKAYTPYIFQRKNLFDKPYKIMKRDVQNHRINVQDIQNDDIRNQILKSHSNLNPTKVEVTNWGEIKSKKDLRVYRNIGNSVPETIISDVFIPRPFSVVSNKRNKTLTPFDFQKNSINAILPFIKSSESESNPDIKINQNDVYTRSLSTPNKWHNVKSYNNDYSPRKIQTELSENKDDKMETYNKKLPSIRLKYIPDNHKIVKNIDSDILKGRDLALEVSNVSEPFTDSVSILKYNHGFLPSRNKKRKESQFDKNIKIGNALNERAIIGDDDIDKYKSFIGGNEKIPDINSYRSDLDKVNEEVPPSLGSKICKNLELFDRLLYIQPDGSIDVTHILSPVKEKNLGIAFVIQNYKKCALQESMMEDHSLLFIDWSNTPVRLFGGAKPKKTTDLCGFF from the exons ATGACTTATTTTACAGTATTATTAACTGCTATTAACTGTGGGGCAATAAATAGGCCAgtatataagataatattgacacaaaaaggttttacacag TTTCTTCAGTATGATATTGATACGCCACCACTGAGAGAATTCACATTCTGTACGTGGATTAAATTTCGCGATTTTACTCGTGACCAGactctatttaattatattg ttCACGGAAAAGATCACATACTAAGACTGTGGTTAGATTCTGGAGGtcgacatttaaaaatttctctcAATGGAAAAACATCATCTAGTTACCCTGTCAATTTAGCTCAAGATGTATGGCAACATATATGTCTATCGTATCAATCAGATTACGGGGCCTGGGCTCTCTATATTGACAGCCGTCTTGTTACCTGTGAAGTCGCACCGAGT TTACAAGGATTTGTTTTGCCAGCGGGTGGTAGCGTAATTATAGGATACGGAACTTCAAATGATG GTGCCCCAGGTGGATTTGAAGGAGAGATATTTGGAGCTAACATGATACTGTCGTCGACCATTGAAAGAAATCACACAATGAAAAGAAATCCTAAACTtcgacaaaaatattttcatagaaaCAAAGTGACGGGTTCAAAcgacattaaatatatcattcTTGGCGATATGCAGTCGGCCACGTCTCATCAAGACTTTGAAACCACCTCGTCTATTCCAAGCGGTACTCAAAGTTATGTGTCCATAAGAACACCATATAGTGTAGTAGAACATGATGTTGGCATTGATTTGACATCCGGAAATAATGATGCGCTAATTCGAAATAAGGTTAATTGGGGTGACCCAGTtctaaaaaaaggaataaacGATGAcgataaaataagttttaataatataatggatGATGCAACCATGACTCGTCCTTTTAAAGAACAACAATTCAAtttcaaacaattaaataaaggtcCTTCTGTGTCACTTTATGAACAACCTCCACCGGCTGGCTCGGTTATTGACTATTCCAAATTTTCAACTAATTCGGTAAAAGAACTTTTTGGTAGTCACAACATGAGCAAATTTACTCGTAAGACTGTAAaactacaaaataatgttatatcatataataagCCTCGCACATTAGTTTCACTGGATAATGATGTCTTAACTAACTCCAGATCTAATTCTCATTTCGCAAATagtgtgttaaattttttaaagaacaataatattaatttaaaattggacCATAAGAGGGTACCTCCAACAAttcctttatttaaaatttctgaTTCATTTCCATATGCTTCAGATTTTAGAGCATCTAAAGCGTATACGccttatatttttcaaaggaaaaatttatttgataagccatacaaaataatgaaacgcGATGTTCAAAATCATCGAATAAATGTTCAAGATATTCAAAACGATGACATtagaaatcaaattttaaagtcTCATTCCAATTTAAATCCAACCAAAGTCGAAGTAACTAATTGGGGTGAAATTAAAAGTAAGAAAGACTTACGCGTTTATAGAAATATAGGGAATTCTGTCCCCGAAACAATTATCTCTGACGTATTTATACCTAGACCATTTTCTGTCGTATCGAACAAGAGgaataaaactttaacacCTTTTGATTTTCAAAAGAATAGTATTAACGCAATATTACCATTTATAAAATCTAGTGAATCTGAAAGCAATCCCgacataaaaattaaccaaaaCGATGTCTACACTCGAAGTTTATCCACTCCAAATAAGTGGCACAATgttaaatcttataataacGACTACTCGCCAAGAAAAATTCAAACTGAATTATCTGAAAATAAAGATGATAAGATGGAGACGTACAATAAGAAATTGCCATcaattagattaaaatatattccggataatcataaaatagttaaaaacatagatagtgatattttaaaaggccgTGATTTAGCCTTAGAGGTGTCAAACGTTTCCGAGCCATTTACTGATTcagtttcaatattaaaatataatcacgGTTTTTTGCCtagtagaaataaaaagagaaaagagtcacaatttgataaaaatataaaaattggtaATGCCTTAAATGAACGTGCTATCATTGGTGACGATGACATAGATAAATACAAGAGTTTCATCGGTGGTAATGAAAAAATTCCAGATATAAATAGTTACAGATCTGACTTAGACAAAGTAAATGAAGAAGTACCTCCTTCGTTAGGTTCAAAAATATGCAAAAATCTTGAACTGTTTGATCGGTTGCTTTATATTCAGCCCGATGGAAGTATTGATGTTACACATATATTATCACcagtgaaagaaaaaaatcttggTATAGCAtttgttatacaaaattataaaaaatgcgCGCTACAGGAATCGATGATGGAAGACCActctttgttatttattgattgGAGTAACACACCTGTTAGATTGTTTGGTGGTGCAAAACCCAAAAAGACAACTGATTTAtgtggttttttttaa